The sequence tgAACAACGTTGAGCACTCTCGAGTGGTTAACAGCAACAGGAGAAACGGGAGAGATGGTGCTCTGAGTGCTAGGCGCATCAAGAATTCCATTTTGCCAATGGCCTGATTGGGTTTCTCCATTCCTGAAAGTGTACAATCCAAGGCCCTGTCTCCTACCCTCATGCCAAGCACCTTCATATCTGTGGCCATTCGCAAAGAAATAGACCCCGAACCCATGCATTTTATCAGCAAAGTATTCTCCAGCATATCTATCCCCATTCCTGCACAGAATAATGGTGGATCagaaatttaattaatatttagaaTTGATTGTTAGAGCGACAAGTTTCTTTCAATTATCAACCATAATCAACAAAACAAAGGAGGAAACATACATGCTCAAACTTAATATCATACACTGAAAATATAGTTCCCAGAGGAAATCCTACCTATAAAGAGGCTCACCCAATTTGTCCTGGCACAAGCTAGTAACCACACTTAAAAAAAACGACAGAATGATTACCACAGTTGTCTCCCCCCTTCACATTTTATTTCCCGCCAATATATCTAAATTCTTCCAAGGGCTAGTGTCTGTTGGCTTGTTTTGGTCTAAGCCCAATAGTTTAAAGCTCATAACATTATGTAAGTCATTAGAAATACACAACCATTGTCTGCAACTCTTGCATTACTCATTTTGAAGCATGTATATGGGATGATTCTTGGATATTACCAACAGTCACTGAGGATTCTACCAAAGTCTAAACTACTCATTAATCTTTTAAGGTTCACCGGGTATCAAGAAATGTCAGCCAAAGAATGCCCATCTAACAACCTCGAAAGTcgaaacattaaggaaaaaaaaacaacagtAATTGAACACAAGGTTATTTTAGATGGAAGCCAACAACAAAGACAACAATGAAAAGATGCTGGACATTTGAATCATATACATACAATAAATAATGTTCAGAAGTAAACAAGAACAACGAAATCGAAAATAAGAGTTTACTTCTCTACATATGTTTTAAAACACAGCAAGTGAACAACAACACAGCTATAACAACAATCGAATATGTTCAAACTTCAAGCTCAAACACCGAAATGGACTAACCAAACATAAATTAAGCATATAAGAGTGGTCATTAAGAAGAAAAAGATTATTACATTTACCTAAAATGGTAGTGTCCAAGGCCATGTTTAACACCCCATTTAAATTCACCCACATACCGACTCCCGTCCTCACAAGTATGAATACCACACCCATGGCTCTGCCCATTACACCACTCCCCAGCATAAACATCTCCTGTATAAAACCTATACACTCCATAACCATGCCTAAGCCCCTGCCTATACTGTCCTCTATACCGGCTCCCACGAGCCCACGTCTCCACACCATAACCATCATACTTGCCATCTATCCAATCCCCTTCATATCTTCCACTCATGTAATAGTAATAAACTCCATTACCATTACATTTCCCCTTATGAAACTCACCCTCGTACACATCACCGTTGCTATACGCCTGTACATAACACCCCGATATTGACTTCTTATCCGTCTTCATCCGCGACCCAATTGACCAAAAAACCGGTAAGTGTGGTCGACTAACATGATCCTTCGAGCTAATCTTGATCGGCAACGACCTGGAAAGGAACAATCTTATGGTGGGGAGTCGTGGAATGGCCAAATTCAGAGAAAACAAAAGCGCCGCTGAGAAGGCAAAGGCGGAGAGGAAATCAAGAATGAACGAACTTGAAGGATGGGAAACCAGAAAATAAAAGAAGGGAAGGCTGAGGAGAAGGATTAAGCGGAGGTGAAGGCGGAGGCGGCGGCGCAGTAGGCGCAGGTGATGGTGGAAATGAGTCAAGAATTTCTGAGACCTGGTGCACAAAATATTGAATCTTGTTGGTGGGTTCTGCGTGGAAACCCCATATCTATGGAGGGCATTCGACAGAGTCGGAGTTTTGGCGAGGGAAGCGGCGAATTGCTGCTGAATATGCGGTCTCTTGAAAGGGGTGGTGGGCCTGAGGGCAAACGCATCATTCGAATCCTGCAGCTGCTGATTCTCATCATCGATAAGAATCTGTAAGGTAGGATTATTGACAGAAGAAGGCTGGTGAGAAGTTGATCGGATATTGTGGAAAAAGTGGGGGTGTTTCTGGGTAAGGTAAGAAGGGGTAAGGGGTGGAGTGGGGTTGAAATCGGAAGAGACGCCGCTGCTTTCTGTTCCGATCTGTACTTCAGATTTCTTCTGATGCATTAAATATACGAAGCCAAATCCTTCTTtcccttgaaaagaaaaaaaaaaacttcaacaaaaaaaaaaaacaataattctcTGCAATCCGATCCGCAATTATTCTCTGAAATTGTGCCTCTTTGCGTTTCTTGAAATGGAAAGTAATGGTGGGAAGAACGAATTTGCGGGCGAGTGGAAGAGTGTGTGAGAGAGgatagaagaagaagaagaagaaggagaagagcGAGCGAAGAGTCCGAGGAAGGAATGGTGTGTGGGGAAGGATGATTTTGAAACCAGAGGCGGCCGGCCGTAAAACACATTTCTTTCTATATTCAAAATCCGCCActtatattttcttatattaCACAATTGCCTCTTttctatataatataaatatttattatacacACATTTATTCTTTTACGTCGAACGCGTTTATGCTACCCTTGGGATAGCAACCCTAAAGACAGATCAATGGTGTAAATTGATCTAGCGTCGTGTGTTTATTGGTGAATTTTTGAGTCGATCGTCGAATCGTAAGTTACGAGTCCAAAAATCGAGCTTTAATGAATGAAgaaaataaagtaaaataatagatatttatttttaagtgtCACATATTTATACgtggtcttttttttttttggtcgaATCATAAGCTACTATTCTGAAAATCAAGTTAGAGCGAATAACGAACGGAACTGAAATCGTTGATGGTCGATAACATTTAGATCTATttgtattttgtaaaaaaattatattagatgtattttatttttttctctctATATTAATATCATTTTCAAAAACTTGAATAACAAGAAAGTCTCGTGTGATGAGTCAGACATCAAAGTGTAATGTAATCCCAATTTACCAAATCAATCATTAAATCGGTTACCGTTGTAATTAGAGATGCatttgataataataataataaaaaacagagGCAATTTATTGATAATTATATCAACTCGATATCTAGCTAGATTTATTACAAATTTTCATAATCGTTTGCCACATATTTGAAATCGACATATTCAACTgttgtctatttttttttataaatttaattaattaagatataTACTGATTTTCTAGCGCTAAATATcttcacaaattttttatattttttatttttattttaaaaaaagagtTGGTGGAATATTGGATTTGACATAAGCTAATCCTTGAGCCGCAAGTACGGTTGACCACACGAAATtggttttaaattttcaaaaagaaaTGGTACGTTAACTAAATGGACCATGTTCTATACGGTTATACATcattgatgtagccaaaaatcacttgtatgTGACACGTTGCTTTCGCAAAGTTCAGAGTATCAGTAAGTCCTTGTATGTTCCCGAtggagatcttcagtgggttgttcctacgtcacaaaaaaaagtcagaggagccgggagggttcccggcgaaggcactccgacgctcaagtcagttattactcaaggaataataatcgagagtagagcgATCTATTGCttaagaaagtgtgtaccttaataatgaagtgacttgagctatttatagatattcggagagtttcacgggcttaagcctcttatgggcctttgtagaattcagggcctgcttgaattaaatatatataatatttgaaataAGCTTGGGCCTTAAAAATATTCGGAGTGGaccttcatgattgggctcaggcccagttgaatttttaggtgtaacctatcatAGGCCCCCCACTCTCGGGCATGTCGCGTGTGTGGAGAGGCCCGAGAGTAGAATTTGTATCGGAGTATTGTCAAAAATTTAGTTGCAACGAATAATTTGAGCCACTACGAAAATTACGGGGATCGACCTGCCCGGTCAGGTATGGAGAAACCATGATGGAGAAACCATGATGGAGAAATCTGATTAGGACTGTGATGTAGTAGAATTAAAATTCTGGTAGAATAATAACAATCCCCATGTAATTGGATAGAATTAAAATTCTGCTAGAATATTAATTGTAGAAACCAAGTAGGATTCTATCAACTACTGTCATTATAAATTCAGCACTGCGGTATAGCACTCATCACAACTTACTAACTCGATTTTATTTCTGAATCTTTTTTGCAGTATTTGCTAGGTCGCATTCTCCAAATTGTTAGAGGAAATACAATTCATTGGACGCCTATGGCaggtattaaatattttaattactatATTCCACCTTCTGtcccttttttttttagtttggaACAAGTTTGGTCTTGTGTATACGTGCTCAGATTCTTTCCCACTCACTTACCTTTATTAATTACACAATATTATTCTCAAATCTCCTCCTACCTTTGTTTcgtccgcttcatccctttcctttGCTTCGTCCGCTTCATCCCTTAGATTGGAGATTTTATTTGTATGTATATATCGAATATATGTGTATATGTGTATCAATATTCCATCGCTGGCTATGGGTTATCATCTTCTTCGTCGAGACGACGAGTGGGCGGCAACATATAGGAGAGGCGATGGTGGTGCGATGGTGATGCGATGGTGATGCCGAGGAGCCAAGGGCCAGCTATGGGACCTCCTCGACTGCTCGTGGAGACGCCCAGATCTGGACTCGGTGAATGACTATCGTCGATGTCCCAGCCATGGATTAGCCTTCGAGCTATCCAAATCTGGACTCGACGGGACTAGGACGACGGCAGCTCAGTTGCTGGTGGCTGCCGGAGACCGGGGTGGCGCGACGACGCGAGGTAAGCAGCCGGTCGGAGATGATGGTGTTGAGCGACCAACGGCTCGCCGAAGGGAGCTGCGGCCGGTGGTGAGGCGGCGGACGGTGTTGGAGAAGATGAACCCATCTGTGAtagatatacatatacatatatatacacgatGCATATTATTTAAGAACCAATTACCATGTATCTAATGctattatttgatttattattatttaattaatattattttttggtaaaatatatatttttattttatatatatattttttctaaaaaatcatTGCAGGGCATCCTCCACGGGGTAAAGTATTTTCGGTGTTGGTTGCTAACCGAGAAATTTATCCCTCCTCGCCAGCTGAATCTGGCGATGACAATGAAATTGACGAATGTTTATATTCTTTGAGTGATTTGAAAACAGTGGTATCTCGTGATATGACGAGACCACCTTGTTTAAAAATTGATAGAAACCCGAATTCTTGCGATAATAGTGGTTCTGAAGAGTCTTCGGGAGGAGTGAGCGAGCGTCTTTTGGACGAGTCGGAGATTTTAAGTCCAAGTAAAAAATTTGACTTATCCTCTAAAAATATCCTTAAGATTCCCAAAAATGGAGATCTTTGCCATGAACCGCCTCCGGGATATTTTACTGTATATCTGGAGTACTTTAATTTTGGTTTCTCGCTCCCTCCTCATGCCCTTTTGATAGAAATTGTAGATAGTCTCGGGGTGAGTTTAAGTCAATTAACACCAAGTGCGATTCTCCTCTTTACGTGTTTCCTACGTAGAGTGAGTGAAATCAAAATGTCCCCGACTATAGACTTATTCTATGCGCTTTTCTCGGTGCGTCGCTCCATGCCGGGTTCCTATACTTATTTTCTACCTCGGGGAGATTGTAAGTTTTTATCTCGTTGTCCATCTCCAAAAAATGATTGGAGAAAAATTTTTGTTTATGTATGGGATTATGGTTGGGAGGTTCCCATAGTTTGGAATCCAGGCCAtaggaaaattatttttagcaAAATCCACCGTGAATTGCAACTTGAATGTCGTTCCTTAGGCCTCTTCCAGGAGTTGGTTGACCCAAAAAGTTTGATTCCTGCCGGTAATGCTTTgttcaaattgaattttgatGACTGTATTTTGCGTCTTCTTTGGATTCTTCTACTCGtggtaatttaaaatttattaaatttatttactgATCATTGTCACTCTTCTCTTTGTGTTTGTTTGTAGGTGACAAATTAAGTTTGGCGGAGGTTCGCGCTTGCATAGAGAAAAACGAGAAAACTCCGTCAAAGACATCGAAAAAAGAGTCACCAATGGATCGAGGTAATCACAATTCCCATGGGATTCCAAGGAGGAGGAATTCGCCCGGGCCATCCGACCGTGTCAATTGTTCTGGTCCTCCATCTAAAAATACTGACACTCGTAACCGAAGGAATGGTGGTAGAAGAAATGATGCTGACCGTGATACCCGTACTAGGGAGAATGCTAATGgtagaataaatccaaaaagaagacgtgaagaTGAACGAACAGTTCCTCCCGACACTCGTGAGGGTTGTCACTTGTTCTTGGAGGGTGTGAACCATAAAAGTAATGCTGGATCTTTTTGGGATCTGAAAGATCCAGACATTGGCTGGAGAAACGGAGCTAATCTCATTGGAGATCATGACAGGTTGCATCTACTGCCTCAGCCTACCGAAGTATTAACTCGGTCTCTTGCCTCGTCTGCCTTCCAGGTATATTATTATACGTTTgatatttgttatgattttaatgTAGTAAACAATACTCCTTATCTATGGGTCTTTGCAGATTTTATCGCTTGCCCAAACTTTTCAATTTCGAGAAGAGAGGTCTCGAAATTCCGGGAGAAAATTTGATGACGAGCTGACGTCATTAAGGGGTGAGTGCAAAAGACTCGGCGAGGAAGGTGCTAAGGCCCGAGATGATTTTCTCAAGTCACAAAAGGAGCTTGAAGAGAAATCCAAAAAGTATGATGCCATGTGCAAGGATATGGAGCTACTTAGGGGAAAATATTCCCATGAATCGGAGACCGGTGAGACTTTTCTCAATTCATCAATAGGCAAGAATCTCTTGCGAAGTACCGGAGAAAAAGCAATTGAATGCTACCGAGAGTCCACAGATTTTAGAGATGAAGTGATTCAGCGGGCGATCGTTATTCATGATGAAGTTGTAGTGGATTGCCGCAAAGAACTACGGAAAACTCAACTAGTTCCAGAGGAAATTATTATGATGATTCACCCCCAAATTCCGGAGCCTAGTATTGCCCGAGTTGACGATGACTCGGATCCTCCCTTAGGAGATTTACTGGGAGGTCTGGGTGATGAGGAGATGATCGAAGCTTTGCGTTCGAATTTTTAGCTTATACAACCAATAATGACGGTGTGTATCAGAGCTATATGGAGACTACTCTTTGGAGCCGTGGACCAGTTTAGCTTTATTATTTCTTGCCACTTTTgggcaaaaattttttttgagagaGTCAAAGTCATagactcttttttttttctttttgagtaAGTAAGGATTTGTCGATTATCATATCTCTTTTGCATTTTGAAGTTGCTATTGCATActtgtttgatgaataaaatactATCGCTTTAACAATGgagtacttgggaggggatcaatctcccaagattttgtctcatggggAATTCCTAAACCCACTTGGTGCgtggtgaggtatcccgggaCTTATAATGTTATTATGTCGTCCTGACCTCTTACAGCGTCATAAGTTCAAATGTCCCAAGGGGCTGGCCAAGCCTCTtactgttgggaattttttaTGATTGCTAGGGTCTATGACGTTTATGTCGTAAGTAAGCGTTAGTATAGGAGAGGAGATATGATATGCTTTCGACAAAGTAATCTGTttatataaaaacaataatCAAATTAGTTGAACAATGTATCACAAAATtgtaatatgaaaacataaggaAAATATGCTAATAAATTTAGCCTATTATTGACGAGAGCTGCAGTTTATGCATAAAACTTCTTCAGATTGGCCACGTTCCAAGGCCTGGGAAGTATTCTTCCATCTGAATGTTGGAGGCGATATGTTCCCATCTTCACGATCTCAATTACTTTATAGGGGCCTTCCCATTTCGGATCCAGCTTGCCCACAGACTTCAAGATGTCAGATTTTCTCAATACCAGATCTCCTACTTGGAAAGATCTTGGTTTGACTCTGTCATTATATGCTTTAGTCATACAAGCTCGATATCTCTCGGCTCGTGTTGAAGCTTCATCTCTCAGTTCATCCACTAAGTCCAATGAAATTCGGAGGGCTTGGTCATTTCCAGATGAAGTGTACTGTTTCACTCGCCATGATTGCTCTCCGATTTCGGCAGGAGCCACAGCCTCCGTTCCGTAGGCCAGGTTGAAAGGAGATTCTCCAGTTGAAGAGCGTGAAGTGGTTCGATATGCCCATAGAACACTTGGCAACTCATCCACCCATTTTCCTTTGGCATTGCCTAGACGTGTTTTGAGGTGCTGCAGAATGGTTCGGTTGGTGACCTCGGTTTGCCcatttgcttgaggattccctACAGAAGTGAAGAACTGCCTGATAGAGAGTCCTCTGCACCAGTCTTTTATCTTTGCTCCAGAAAATTGAGTTCCATTATCTGAAACCAAGGTTTGAGGAATGCCAAATCTGCATATTATATTCTTCCATAAGAAATTGATTacatctttctcggatattttggccaatggttcagcttcgacccatttggtgaaataatccaCAGCTACTATCAGAAATTTTCTTTGTCCGGTAGCAGGAGGAAAAAGACCTACCAAATCCATTCCCCATTGAGCAAAAGGTAGAGGACTTTCCAGGGGCTGTAAGATTGTAGCCGGCTGGTGATGGAAGTTAGCATGCTCTTGACATGCATGACAATGTTTTGCTAACTCCATAGCGTCTTGCTTCATCGTTGGCCAAAAGTACCCTTGGCGCAATGCTTTCCCCGCGAGAGCTCTGCCAGCTAAATGATTTCCACAtattccttcatgaatttcacggAGCACATAGTTTCCGTTAGCTGGCGTTAGACACTTTAGGTAAGGTGAAGAGAAACCTCTTTTGTACAGTTCTCCGTCAATGATCGTGAACCGAGCAGCTCTCACTCTAAGTTTTCGGGCTTCGACTTGGTTAGCAGGTAATTTCTCTTGCTTTAAATAGTCGATTATTTCATCTTTCCAACTAGGCTCTTTGCTATCAGCACAGAAGATTGTAACATCACTTCCATCAGTTTCTTCCTTGCCATAAGTTAGGAATGTAATTTTCCTATTATCAATGTTGGCCAAGGAGCTTGCTAACTTGGCAAGGCGGTCTGCTGACTCATTTTCCCCTCTAGGTATCTGCTTTATATCATAGCTGTCTAAACGCGAAAGAAGCTCGTTTACTTGAGTGAGGTATTCAAACATTTTATCTTCCTTCGCTTCATAATTTCCCTTAACCTGACTGACGATAAGTTGGGAGTCACTGTGTATCGTCAGTCTCTTTGCTCCGACTGACAGGGCCAATTTAATTCCCATGATGAAAGCTTCATATTCTGCCTCATTATTCGTTGCAGGGAATCGAAATTTGAcggcatattgaaatttatctccCTGTGGGCTCTCCACAACTATACCTGCACCGCTTCCCGTAGAGGTTGATGACCCGTCGACATAAACCATCCATGTTTGGGTGGAACTCTCTTCTTGAGTTACTGTCATTTCTACTAGAAAATCAGCCAGAATTTGTGCTTTAATCGCTGGACGCGGGCGATATTCAATTCCATATTGGCTCAGTTCAACAGCCCACTTAACCATTCTTCCTGATGCTTCAGGACTCGAGATAATTTGTTTGAGAGGATGATTGGTgagtacaattattggatgagagTGAAAGTAAGGACGTAATTTTCTCGCTGCAATTACCAAAGCCAGTGCCAGTTTCTCGATCTttgtatatcttaattctgctCCGTGTAAAGTTCGACTGATATAATAAACTGGCTTGTGCTCACGTCCTACTTCAGAGACCAATACTGCACTTACCGCCTCCGCAGATATTGCCAGATAAATTAACAGGGTGTCACCTTCGTTTGGTTTCACCAACAACGGCGGAGAGGTCAGATGCACTTTCAACTCGTCAAATGCTTGCTGACACTCTTctgtccattgaaaacctttcccactcctcaacattTTGAAAAATGGTAAACCCTTGTCTGCAGATCTTGAGATAAATCGGTTGAGGGCGGCCAAACGTCCTGTCAATTCTTGGATGCCTTTTACACTCTTCGGAGGATTCATGTTTAAAATAGCTTTGATTTTTTCAGGGTTGGCCtctattcctcgttctgacaccATATAACCGAGAAATTTGCCTCCTCGTACACCAAAAGTGCATTTATCCGGATTAAGTTTCATCCTGTATTTTCTGAGTATACTGAAACATTCCTCAAGATCTTCCAAATGATTAGATGCTTGAATACTTTTGACGagcatgtcatctatataaacttccATGTTACGCCCGATCAATTGTTCGAACATGCTATTTACCAAACGCTGATAGGTAGCTCCAGCATTtttcagaccaaacggcattacaTCATAACAATAAATTCCTCGATCAGTGATGAAACTTGCTTTTTCTCGGTCTTCTGGCGCTAGGCCGATCTGATTGTATCCTTGATATGCATCAAGAAAAGTGAGCAGCTCGCATGCTGCTGTCGAATCGACTAACAAGTCAATTCGAGGGAGTGGAAACGGATCTTTGGGGCATGCTTTGTTGAGATCAGTGAAATCTATACACAAACGCCACTTTTCTCCAGGTTTTGGTACTAAAACCACATTTGCAAGCCAATCTGGGTATGAAACTGGCCTGATGTACTTTGCCACTAAGAGTTTCTCCACTTCCGCGGCTATATGCCGATTTTTCTCTGGACCAAATGCtattttcttttgcttcacCGGTCTCATTTTCGGATCAACACGGAGGTGATGAAGCGCATATTCATGAGGTATTCCTGGCAGATGCTCATCACCCCAAGCAAACACGTCCAGATTGCGaccaagaaaatttttcaacttCTCTTCCAGCTCAGGAGGTAATTCGGTCCCAATCTTTAGGGTTTTCTTGGGATCAGTTGGAATGATTGCCACATGTTTCAGAGTTTCAGTTGCTGTTATTCTCTCTTTGCTCTCAGCTTCTTCATCCACCAAATGAATTCCGTTTTCACGCAAAAGCTTTCCGGGTTTTGGTGGTTTTTCCTCGCTAGAGACTTGTCTTTTCCGATTTTCTGACGAACCCCGCAGAGTCACTACATGACACTCTCTAGCTAGACGATGATCACCAAGGGCTTCTCCTACTCCTCCTGGAGTCGGAAACTTCAGCTTCATATGATATGTCGATCCGATGGCTTGGAATATATTGAGACTTGGTCGTCCCAATATCACATTGTACGCAGATGAAGCTTTTACCACAAGGAATTTCACCATTTTAGTAGACCGCTTGGGGTAAGAACCCAAGGATAGAGGAAGCGTTACCTCTCCCAAAGCTTCAACTATTTCTCCGGAAAATCCGACTAGTGGAGTGTTGACTGGAGTTAACTGTGCATTACTAATACTCAACTTTACGAATGcattatgaaaaattatgtcGGCCGAACTTCCTGAATCCACTAGAATTTTCTTTACCCAAAAATTGGAGATTGTGGCTGAGATGATTAAAGCATCATTATGGGCACCCCGAGGGTTCTCCAGATCTTTGTCACTGAATGATAATCCATCTTGAATGGTTCCAACTTCACATATTGACAAGGATGTGGGGCTGGATAAATTGTTGGTTCCTTTTGCTGCTCGCAGAAGAGCTTTTCTTGCATTGTTCGAGTCGCCACAAGCAGGCCCCCCAGTGATTACGGCGATTACCCCTCCCGAGGGCAAATTTTCATCCGCTCGTTCATGCTGTTTCCCAGTTTCGTCATGGCGCTTTTGATAGTCATGTTTTGGTTGTTCGTCCCGACGCCTGTCGTCTCGTTTTTCACCGCGGGACTTGTCCACGAAATTCCCCAAATGTCCGCGCTTTATGAGTTTTTCAATTTCTGCTCGCAAACTGAAGCAATCTTCTGTAGTATGGCCTTTATCTTTATGAAAATGACAATACTTTTCCGAACGTAGGCGCTTTGGGTTATTCTGCATTGGGCGAGGGGGACGTAACAATCCTTGTTTTTCAGCCACTACCAGTATATCGGTCAGACGTGCATTGAGGGGTGTATTCTGGAGACGGGGGCTCTGTGCTGTTCGCTTCTCGTCTCGCTTTCTAATATCTGGTTTAtcttcttctctctttcttttattcAGGTAGTGTGGTTCAATAGATTCCTCAACCCGAATGTATTTCTCAGCTCTTTCCAGTAATTCCTCTAGGTTTTTGGGCGGCCTTCCCGCTATTGATTCCTTGAACTTCCGATGACGCAAGTTTTGCTGCATTATTCCGGCTAACAAATCATGGTTCACATGTAAGACTTCGTGCACCGCATGAGTAAATCGCCGAACATAGTCCCTCAGACATTCTCCTTCTTTTTGAATGACTGTGAACAAATATGCTGCTGTTTTTgggtattttttgttaattgagaattgctGGATGAAGCAGTCAGTAAGTTGCTCCAAATTGGCAATAGATCCGGAGGGTAACTTGTTGAACCATGTGAGCGCTCTTCCTGATAATGTTGTTCGGAAAATTTTGCAGTATGCAGCATCTGTGACATCATACAAATTCGCTTTCGCGTAGAATTTGTCAATATGGTCTTGAGGGTCACTCgttccatcgaactcaggtaAGCTGGGGATTTTGACTCCCTTTGGTAATGCTTCAGATAATATGT comes from Henckelia pumila isolate YLH828 chromosome 4, ASM3356847v2, whole genome shotgun sequence and encodes:
- the LOC140864139 gene encoding uncharacterized protein, yielding MHQKKSEVQIGTESSGVSSDFNPTPPLTPSYLTQKHPHFFHNIRSTSHQPSSVNNPTLQILIDDENQQLQDSNDAFALRPTTPFKRPHIQQQFAASLAKTPTLSNALHRYGVSTQNPPTRFNILCTRSQKFLTHFHHHLRLLRRRLRLHLRLILLLSLPFFYFLVSHPSSSFILDFLSAFAFSAALLFSLNLAIPRLPTIRLFLSRSLPIKISSKDHVSRPHLPVFWSIGSRMKTDKKSISGCYVQAYSNGDVYEGEFHKGKCNGNGVYYYYMSGRYEGDWIDGKYDGYGVETWARGSRYRGQYRQGLRHGYGVYRFYTGDVYAGEWCNGQSHGCGIHTCEDGSRYVGEFKWGVKHGLGHYHFRNGDRYAGEYFADKMHGFGVYFFANGHRYEGAWHEGRRQGLGLYTFRNGETQSGHWQNGILDAPSTQSTISPVSPVAVNHSRVLNVVQEARRAAEKAYEVAKVDERVNRAVSAANRAANAARVAAVKAVQKRMHHRSNSDELPVPVAYNFVTEDQPNR